A window of Thermosipho affectus contains these coding sequences:
- a CDS encoding TlyA family RNA methyltransferase, which produces MKERLDVLLVKKGLVESREKAKRLIMAGNVIVNNERVDKAGKMVDINSNIRIKQKEKYVSRGGYKLEGAFNSFSFEIKDKVACDIGASTGGFTDFLLQNGVKRVYCVDVGYGQLHWKIRSDERTIVLEKTNARNLQLPEKVDLVVCDVSFISITKIFPIIKKILKESGKAVVLVKPQFEAGKGKVGKGGIVREPIVHKEVLEKVIRVALDEGLKPVGIDFSKIKGTDGNIEYFLYLKIEGKEKEIDIESIVKRAWEELR; this is translated from the coding sequence ATGAAGGAAAGATTAGATGTACTTCTTGTAAAAAAAGGTTTAGTTGAAAGTAGGGAAAAGGCCAAAAGACTTATAATGGCGGGAAATGTAATTGTTAATAATGAGCGTGTTGATAAAGCAGGGAAAATGGTTGATATCAACTCAAATATAAGGATAAAACAAAAGGAAAAGTATGTAAGTCGTGGTGGTTATAAATTAGAAGGTGCTTTTAACTCTTTTTCATTTGAGATAAAGGATAAAGTTGCATGTGATATAGGTGCTTCTACAGGTGGATTTACAGATTTTTTGCTTCAAAATGGTGTGAAAAGGGTGTATTGTGTAGATGTGGGATATGGACAATTACATTGGAAGATTAGAAGTGATGAAAGAACAATAGTTTTAGAAAAAACAAATGCAAGAAATTTACAATTACCTGAAAAAGTGGATCTTGTAGTTTGCGATGTTTCTTTTATTTCAATAACAAAGATCTTTCCTATTATAAAGAAAATATTAAAAGAATCGGGGAAAGCTGTTGTTTTGGTAAAACCACAATTTGAAGCGGGTAAAGGTAAAGTAGGAAAAGGTGGAATTGTTAGGGAACCAATAGTTCATAAAGAAGTGCTGGAAAAAGTTATTAGAGTTGCTTTAGATGAAGGTTTAAAGCCTGTAGGAATTGATTTTTCAAAGATTAAAGGTACAGATGGTAATATTGAATACTTTTTGTATTTGAAAATAGAAGGGAAAGAAAAAGAAATAGATATTGAAAGCATTGTAAAAAGAGCCTGGGAGGAGTTGAGATGA